From a region of the Haloferax volcanii DS2 genome:
- a CDS encoding DUF2249 domain-containing protein, which translates to MSHAPNVFGRLAGETESNTFGVSFLRCRPHDTHMDREAYLDGLDAPTERAVDFLDVRELPPPEPLTETMNRLTDLDGETVFVQLNDREPKFLYPKLDDRGFAYCSAERDEGVVTAIWEP; encoded by the coding sequence GTGAGCCACGCCCCGAACGTGTTCGGCCGACTGGCCGGGGAAACCGAATCGAACACGTTCGGGGTGAGCTTCCTGCGCTGTCGCCCCCACGACACGCATATGGACCGCGAGGCGTACCTCGACGGACTCGACGCACCGACCGAGCGAGCGGTGGATTTCCTCGACGTGCGGGAGCTGCCGCCGCCGGAACCGCTCACGGAGACGATGAACCGCCTCACCGACCTCGACGGCGAAACCGTATTCGTCCAGCTTAACGACCGCGAGCCGAAGTTCCTCTACCCGAAGCTCGACGACCGGGGATTCGCCTACTGTTCCGCCGAGCGCGACGAGGGCGTCGTCACCGCGATTTGGGAGCCCTGA
- a CDS encoding cupin domain-containing protein yields the protein MPEHAVLDDLPPQMHAPVFETDRPKTVRLRLEAGDEVPAHSHPGFDIVFHVVTGRMELALDGETHEVAAGELLRFGGDRDISPRAPVDSTAVLVFAPAVDD from the coding sequence ATGCCAGAACACGCCGTGCTCGACGACCTCCCGCCGCAGATGCACGCGCCCGTCTTCGAGACCGACCGTCCGAAAACCGTTAGACTCCGCCTCGAAGCCGGCGACGAGGTGCCGGCGCACTCCCACCCCGGGTTCGACATCGTCTTCCACGTCGTCACCGGCCGGATGGAACTCGCGCTCGACGGCGAGACGCACGAGGTTGCCGCGGGAGAGCTGCTGCGGTTCGGCGGCGACCGCGACATCTCGCCGCGCGCGCCGGTCGACAGTACCGCAGTGCTCGTGTTCGCCCCGGCTGTCGACGACTGA
- a CDS encoding M20 family metallo-hydrolase: protein MQASQQRLREDIEANARFGDIDAPAGRGRTVLTGSDADRRAREFLVERLRDAGLSVRIDAVGTIAGRWVPDGADPDAPPVAAGSHLDSVPEGGIFDGPLGVYAALEAVRTLQERDAGASLDRPIDVVSFTEEEGARFSHGLLGSSVATGARDADDALALRDADGTTLDAHLDAIGFRGTDTIDAAAWDAWAELHIEQGTVLESAGAGVGVVDAITGITTCAADIVGEADHAGSTPMDERRDALVAASEFVVDVRAAADDVAQNQSSTAVGTVGQFDVAPNARNIVPGEVTLQMDIRDVDYRAMDAIAERAEAALDELEAAHPVETSFDRYRDQRPSRMADDCVAAALAAAATEDIDAKRMHSAAMHDTANVAGVTDAVLLFAPSADGLSHNPREWTDWADCATAASVLAGTLARLAGA, encoded by the coding sequence ATGCAGGCCTCCCAGCAACGACTCCGCGAGGATATCGAAGCGAACGCCCGTTTCGGCGACATCGACGCGCCGGCGGGGCGCGGCCGCACCGTCCTGACCGGGAGCGACGCAGACCGCCGCGCCCGCGAGTTCCTCGTCGAGCGACTGCGCGACGCCGGCCTCTCGGTCCGCATCGACGCCGTGGGAACCATCGCCGGGCGGTGGGTTCCCGACGGGGCCGACCCCGACGCGCCCCCCGTCGCCGCCGGCAGTCACCTCGATTCGGTCCCCGAGGGCGGCATCTTCGACGGCCCGCTCGGCGTCTACGCGGCGCTCGAAGCGGTGCGGACGCTCCAAGAACGAGACGCCGGCGCGAGCCTCGACCGCCCAATCGACGTCGTCTCGTTCACCGAAGAGGAGGGCGCGCGCTTCTCGCACGGCCTGCTCGGGTCGTCGGTGGCGACCGGTGCGCGCGACGCCGACGACGCGCTCGCGCTCCGCGACGCCGACGGCACGACGCTCGACGCCCACCTCGACGCCATCGGCTTCCGCGGGACCGACACCATCGACGCCGCGGCGTGGGACGCGTGGGCCGAACTCCACATCGAACAGGGGACGGTGCTGGAGTCCGCGGGCGCGGGGGTCGGCGTCGTCGACGCCATCACCGGCATCACGACCTGTGCGGCCGACATCGTCGGCGAGGCCGACCACGCGGGCTCGACGCCGATGGACGAGCGCCGCGACGCGCTCGTCGCCGCCAGCGAGTTCGTCGTCGACGTCCGGGCCGCGGCCGACGACGTGGCGCAGAACCAGAGTTCGACCGCCGTGGGGACCGTCGGCCAGTTCGACGTGGCCCCGAACGCGCGCAACATCGTCCCCGGCGAGGTCACGCTCCAGATGGACATCCGCGACGTGGACTACCGCGCGATGGACGCCATCGCCGAGCGGGCCGAGGCCGCGCTCGACGAACTCGAAGCCGCCCACCCGGTCGAGACGAGCTTCGACCGCTACCGCGACCAGCGCCCGAGTCGGATGGCCGACGACTGCGTCGCCGCCGCCCTCGCCGCCGCCGCGACCGAGGATATCGACGCGAAACGGATGCACTCCGCGGCGATGCACGATACTGCGAATGTTGCCGGCGTCACCGATGCCGTGCTCCTGTTCGCGCCGTCGGCGGACGGCCTCTCGCACAACCCGCGCGAATGGACCGACTGGGCGGACTGCGCGACCGCGGCGTCGGTTCTCGCTGGAACGCTCGCACGCCTCGCCGGCGCGTGA
- a CDS encoding IclR family transcriptional regulator has product MPENPNTDAPSRTLSTVDTAVSVVRALEELNGARVAELVDYLDLSKSTVYNHLATLRKNNLVAKDGDSYHLSLQFLLLGEYVRNQQILYQVGKEEVEALAEKTGEYAHLSTEQHGLRISLLKVRGERAVGSQYQRSKIQRPDNLHASSTGKAILAFLPRSRVEEIVDQHGLPAKTEATITDREALFDELDTIRERGYACNDEEEIEGLRAVGAPIRDRNGTVLGALSVSGPTSRIKGEQFRDTIPEMVTSTANIIEVNMNMAARSSNNGRFD; this is encoded by the coding sequence ATGCCCGAGAACCCCAACACCGATGCGCCGTCGCGGACCCTCAGCACGGTGGACACGGCGGTCAGCGTCGTCAGGGCGCTCGAGGAGTTGAACGGGGCGCGCGTCGCCGAGTTGGTCGACTACCTCGACCTCTCGAAGTCCACGGTGTACAACCATCTCGCGACCCTGCGGAAGAACAACCTCGTCGCCAAGGACGGCGACAGCTACCATCTCAGCCTCCAGTTCCTGCTTTTGGGCGAGTACGTGCGCAACCAGCAGATACTCTACCAAGTCGGCAAGGAGGAAGTCGAGGCGCTCGCGGAGAAGACCGGCGAGTACGCCCACCTCTCGACCGAACAGCACGGCCTGCGAATCAGCCTGCTCAAGGTGCGCGGCGAGCGCGCGGTCGGCAGCCAGTACCAGCGCTCGAAGATTCAGCGCCCGGACAACCTCCACGCGTCGTCGACCGGGAAGGCCATCCTCGCGTTCCTCCCGCGCAGTCGGGTGGAGGAAATCGTCGACCAACACGGCCTGCCGGCGAAGACCGAGGCGACGATCACCGACCGCGAGGCGCTGTTCGACGAACTCGACACCATCCGCGAGCGAGGGTACGCCTGCAACGACGAGGAGGAAATCGAGGGGCTCCGCGCGGTCGGCGCGCCGATTCGCGACCGCAACGGCACCGTCCTCGGCGCGCTGAGCGTCTCCGGGCCGACGAGTCGCATCAAGGGCGAGCAGTTCCGCGACACCATCCCCGAGATGGTCACGAGCACGGCCAACATCATCGAGGTGAACATGAACATGGCCGCGCGGAGTTCGAACAACGGGCGCTTCGACTGA
- a CDS encoding class 1 fructose-bisphosphatase, whose protein sequence is MTDPSSREDDVVDAIVETLCAAAPSIRAGLPGRRVYEEGTNPSGERQLEADTYADELLLKRLRPLDGVGEYASEERPDVIDIGEGVSVALDPLDGSTNLKPNNVMGTLYSIYDEPLPTGGENLLAAGYILYGPVTTLVAGRDGVVSEYILESGIKRPLREELTLPGDPAIFSFGGRVNRWFDDFEAFARETERTEGMKLRYGGSMIGDVNQILHYGGVFAYPAQTDAPGGKLRQQFEGFPIGYIIECAGGRSSDGEQSLLSGTPEDIHDRVPVYIGNDSLVESLETRLD, encoded by the coding sequence ATGACAGACCCATCGAGTCGGGAGGACGACGTGGTCGACGCCATCGTCGAGACGCTCTGTGCGGCCGCGCCGTCGATTCGCGCGGGGCTGCCCGGCCGGCGCGTCTACGAGGAGGGCACGAACCCGAGCGGCGAGCGCCAACTGGAAGCCGACACCTACGCCGACGAACTGCTGTTGAAGCGCCTCCGCCCCCTCGACGGCGTCGGCGAGTACGCCAGCGAGGAGCGCCCCGACGTCATCGACATCGGCGAGGGGGTTTCGGTCGCGCTCGACCCGCTCGACGGGTCGACGAACCTAAAGCCGAACAACGTGATGGGAACGCTGTACAGCATCTACGACGAACCGCTCCCCACGGGCGGCGAGAACCTGCTCGCCGCGGGCTACATCCTTTACGGCCCGGTGACGACGCTCGTGGCCGGCCGCGACGGCGTCGTCAGCGAGTACATCCTCGAATCGGGTATCAAGCGCCCGCTCCGCGAGGAACTAACGCTGCCCGGCGACCCCGCCATCTTCAGCTTCGGCGGCCGGGTCAACCGCTGGTTCGACGACTTCGAAGCGTTCGCCCGCGAGACCGAACGCACCGAGGGGATGAAGCTCCGCTACGGCGGGTCGATGATCGGCGACGTGAACCAGATTCTCCACTACGGCGGCGTCTTCGCGTACCCCGCACAGACCGACGCGCCGGGCGGCAAACTCCGCCAGCAGTTCGAGGGCTTCCCCATCGGCTACATCATCGAGTGCGCCGGCGGGCGGTCGTCCGACGGCGAACAGTCGCTCCTCTCGGGAACGCCCGAGGACATCCACGACCGCGTGCCGGTCTACATCGGCAACGACTCGCTCGTCGAGTCGCTGGAAACGCGGCTGGACTGA
- the nirK gene encoding copper-containing nitrite reductase → MLSTTRRRTLQWLGLGGVASLAGCATKSPTAAQSLDETEEPTQQGSTNLVDQVAADPTDIPGPIDRSESAEVDVTLRPEEVTAEVEDGVTFTYTTYNGQVPGPLVRVRQGDTVNVTFENPEENTMPHNVDFHAVAGPGGGAEATMTNPGETAHLRFKATYPGAYIYHCAVPNMDMHISAGMFGLILVEPPEGMPEVDHEIYLGQHELYTDKDAGEEGQHAFDYEAMRNEEPTYVLMNGEKYAWTPNGRGPAATVGLDETVRVYFVDGGPNLSSSFHPIGSVWETLYPEGSLTTEPQTHIQTRQVPPGSTTIATMSSPVPGDFKLVDHSLSRVVRKGCMAVVRAEGAEDPEIFDPDPDPQ, encoded by the coding sequence ATGCTATCCACGACTCGGCGGCGGACGCTCCAGTGGCTCGGACTCGGCGGCGTCGCATCGCTCGCCGGCTGTGCGACGAAATCGCCGACCGCCGCGCAGTCGCTCGACGAGACGGAGGAACCGACACAACAGGGTTCGACGAACCTGGTGGACCAAGTCGCGGCCGACCCGACGGACATCCCCGGTCCCATCGACCGGAGCGAGTCCGCCGAGGTCGACGTGACGCTCCGGCCGGAGGAAGTGACCGCCGAGGTAGAAGACGGCGTGACGTTCACCTACACGACGTACAACGGGCAGGTTCCCGGCCCGCTCGTCCGCGTCCGGCAGGGCGACACGGTGAACGTGACGTTCGAGAACCCCGAGGAGAACACCATGCCGCACAACGTCGACTTCCACGCGGTCGCCGGCCCCGGCGGCGGCGCGGAAGCGACGATGACGAACCCCGGCGAGACGGCACACCTGCGGTTCAAGGCGACCTACCCCGGCGCGTACATCTACCACTGCGCCGTGCCGAACATGGACATGCACATCAGCGCCGGGATGTTCGGGCTCATCCTCGTCGAACCGCCGGAGGGGATGCCCGAGGTCGACCACGAGATATACCTCGGCCAGCACGAACTCTACACCGACAAGGACGCCGGCGAGGAGGGCCAACACGCCTTCGACTACGAGGCCATGCGGAACGAGGAGCCGACGTACGTCCTCATGAACGGCGAGAAGTACGCGTGGACGCCCAACGGCCGGGGGCCGGCCGCGACGGTCGGCCTCGACGAGACGGTCCGGGTGTACTTCGTCGACGGGGGGCCGAACCTCTCCAGTAGCTTCCACCCCATCGGAAGCGTCTGGGAGACGCTCTACCCCGAGGGGTCGCTGACGACCGAGCCGCAGACCCACATCCAGACGCGACAGGTGCCGCCGGGGAGCACGACCATCGCGACGATGAGTTCGCCCGTCCCCGGCGACTTCAAGCTCGTCGACCACTCGCTGTCCCGCGTCGTCCGCAAGGGCTGTATGGCGGTCGTCCGCGCCGAGGGGGCGGAAGACCCCGAGATATTCGACCCCGACCCTGACCCGCAGTAG
- a CDS encoding DUF5789 family protein produces the protein MPDDKQGRNKQAANEEQRQRERALQEARDRADERAPGEQLGDLDDALEIQDYPTTTEQLVENYGDYEVETQGGSKPIHEVLASVDNEIYDSADDVRDRIQRLINRR, from the coding sequence ATGCCAGACGACAAACAGGGCCGAAACAAGCAAGCGGCCAACGAAGAACAGCGCCAGCGCGAACGAGCGCTCCAAGAGGCGCGTGACCGCGCCGACGAACGCGCCCCCGGGGAGCAGCTCGGTGACCTCGACGATGCGCTTGAAATTCAGGACTATCCGACCACGACGGAGCAACTCGTCGAGAACTACGGCGACTACGAGGTCGAAACGCAAGGCGGGTCGAAGCCCATCCACGAGGTGCTCGCCTCGGTCGACAACGAGATTTACGACTCCGCGGACGACGTTCGCGACCGGATTCAGCGATTGATAAATCGGAGATGA
- a CDS encoding Cdc6/Cdc18 family protein: MDIEARIQRRQRRDGEPRLLVDYDSLSPVAHTDDPVNCGPVLERLLDYLDPVFDGHLPPNAYVYGPKGSGKSAVVTALFDHLVRVSSVNNAAIHTTTRVQATFAPRFVYVDARETTSAFAFYHAVLDALVDESVPKQGIKTEALQSRLKDALDGPKTGAVVAVDHLEESGTLDGEAFVDLCAGLPSKVSWLAIGRAPPDETVLTDYTAGAIQFEPYQSQVLVDVLMTRVSAAGSRRTLDHRLARDIAEWADGDAHDALVALFGAADEAVRNQHRSITAADVADGIAAVPQPCVSLGRVFSLPENRRQVLHELLALRPDQQQSVRATSQHIAKSVDLSPTTVKRILYELAEDGITRRVTAERVERKGRPPSRLEPRFPTVVFERLFAAQ, translated from the coding sequence ATGGACATCGAAGCGAGGATCCAACGTCGGCAACGCCGGGACGGTGAGCCTCGCCTCCTCGTCGATTACGACTCGCTCTCGCCGGTCGCGCACACCGACGACCCGGTGAACTGCGGACCGGTGTTAGAGCGACTGCTCGACTACCTCGACCCGGTGTTCGACGGCCATCTCCCGCCGAACGCCTACGTCTACGGACCCAAGGGGTCGGGGAAGTCGGCGGTCGTGACGGCGCTGTTCGACCACCTCGTCCGCGTGTCGAGCGTCAACAACGCCGCCATCCACACGACGACCCGCGTGCAGGCGACGTTCGCGCCGCGGTTCGTCTACGTCGACGCGCGCGAGACGACGAGCGCGTTCGCGTTCTACCACGCCGTGCTCGACGCGCTCGTCGATGAGTCCGTGCCCAAGCAGGGTATCAAGACCGAGGCGCTCCAGTCGCGGCTCAAGGACGCGCTCGACGGCCCGAAGACGGGTGCCGTCGTCGCCGTCGACCACCTCGAAGAGTCGGGGACGCTCGACGGCGAGGCGTTCGTCGACCTCTGTGCCGGGCTTCCGAGCAAAGTCAGTTGGCTGGCTATCGGGCGCGCGCCGCCCGACGAGACGGTGCTGACCGACTACACGGCCGGCGCGATTCAGTTCGAACCGTACCAGAGTCAGGTGCTCGTCGACGTGCTGATGACGCGAGTGTCGGCGGCCGGGTCGCGGCGGACGCTCGACCACCGACTCGCTCGCGACATCGCGGAGTGGGCCGACGGCGACGCTCACGACGCGCTCGTGGCGCTGTTCGGCGCGGCCGACGAAGCGGTCCGCAACCAACACCGGAGCATCACGGCCGCCGACGTCGCCGACGGAATCGCCGCGGTCCCCCAACCCTGCGTCTCGCTCGGCCGCGTGTTCTCGCTCCCGGAGAACCGCCGGCAGGTGCTCCACGAACTCCTCGCGTTGCGCCCCGACCAACAGCAGTCGGTGCGGGCGACGAGCCAGCACATCGCCAAATCGGTCGACCTCTCACCGACCACGGTCAAGCGCATCCTCTACGAACTCGCAGAAGACGGCATCACCCGCCGGGTCACGGCGGAGCGCGTCGAACGGAAAGGCCGGCCGCCGAGCCGACTCGAACCGCGGTTCCCGACGGTCGTGTTCGAACGACTGTTCGCCGCGCAGTAA
- a CDS encoding DUF2249 domain-containing protein translates to MADTTLDVRDLPPAERHPKIHAAFDDLDAGESLTILNDHDPKPLFYEMQAEVDAFDADNYTVEQRASDEFAATFPKR, encoded by the coding sequence ATGGCAGACACCACCCTCGACGTGCGCGACCTCCCACCGGCGGAGCGCCATCCGAAGATTCACGCCGCGTTCGACGACCTCGACGCCGGCGAGTCGCTGACGATTCTCAACGACCACGACCCGAAGCCGCTGTTCTACGAAATGCAGGCCGAAGTCGACGCGTTCGACGCCGACAACTACACGGTCGAACAACGCGCTTCCGACGAGTTCGCGGCGACGTTCCCGAAGCGGTAG
- a CDS encoding HVO_2142 family zinc finger protein, which translates to MSSDHTNTTHSEWCPDCGSEMAFTGTQPAGLAQFFCEQCRYRRDRFVGGD; encoded by the coding sequence ATGAGTTCAGACCACACGAATACCACCCACTCCGAATGGTGTCCCGACTGCGGCTCCGAGATGGCCTTCACCGGCACGCAGCCGGCGGGGCTCGCGCAGTTCTTCTGCGAGCAGTGTCGGTACCGCCGCGACCGCTTCGTCGGCGGCGACTGA
- a CDS encoding halocyanin domain-containing protein gives MTRDTNHTRRRFTALTATAALSTALAGCSGSGGDAANAAAADGDDATTAESTAEPTTESGGTTGGDDGSGDGSAPQFDGWFDNVDNYDGVADATGQSTVTVTVGSQANGGAFGFGPAAVRVDSGTTVVWEWNGKGGSHNVAAADGTFESELAGSSGHTFEHTFEAAGTYTYACTPHETVGMKGAIVVE, from the coding sequence ATGACGCGCGACACCAACCACACGAGACGGCGTTTTACGGCACTGACTGCGACGGCGGCGCTGTCGACGGCGCTCGCCGGCTGTTCCGGCTCCGGCGGCGACGCCGCGAACGCGGCCGCGGCGGACGGGGACGACGCGACGACCGCCGAATCGACCGCGGAGCCGACGACCGAGTCCGGCGGCACGACCGGCGGCGACGACGGTTCCGGCGACGGGAGCGCCCCGCAGTTCGACGGCTGGTTCGACAACGTGGACAACTACGACGGCGTCGCGGACGCGACCGGGCAGTCGACAGTCACGGTGACGGTGGGGTCACAGGCCAACGGCGGGGCGTTCGGGTTCGGCCCGGCCGCCGTACGGGTCGATTCCGGCACCACGGTCGTCTGGGAGTGGAACGGCAAGGGCGGGTCGCACAACGTCGCCGCCGCCGACGGCACCTTCGAATCGGAGTTGGCGGGCAGTAGCGGTCACACGTTCGAACACACCTTCGAGGCGGCCGGGACGTACACTTACGCCTGTACGCCCCACGAGACGGTCGGGATGAAGGGCGCAATCGTCGTCGAGTAG
- a CDS encoding TIGR04053 family radical SAM/SPASM domain-containing protein: MSRPPHVDTDADAEANADAGSDAGAPPTATAPPDPSSIDTSRRPFVLIWEVTQACDLACDHCRADATPARHPDELTTAEGKRLLDQAREFGPGQLVVLSGGDPLARSDLVDLVEYGTDMGLRMTLTPSGTSSLTSETVAALLDAGVKRMALSLDGATAASHDAFRGEDGSFDQTVAAARAAREAGLPLQINTTVCAQTVDELPALCDLVADLGAVLWSVFFLVPVGRGRVLDPISPERAERVMEWLTEVSEDAPFGVKTTEAPHYRRVAIQRRRDASDAPPTDGIGRRLGITAGDGFAFVSHTGDLFPSGFLPATAGNVRDGGLVERYRESDLFRSLRDRDALGGKCGACEFRHVCGGSRSRAYAHTGDPLASDPLCGYVPADYDGPIPGTRSAGD; this comes from the coding sequence ATGTCTCGACCGCCACACGTCGACACCGACGCCGACGCCGAAGCCAACGCCGACGCGGGAAGTGACGCCGGCGCGCCGCCGACTGCGACCGCCCCGCCGGACCCGTCGAGCATCGACACCTCGCGGCGGCCGTTCGTCCTCATCTGGGAGGTCACGCAGGCGTGCGACCTCGCGTGCGACCACTGTCGGGCGGACGCGACGCCCGCGCGACACCCCGACGAACTGACCACCGCCGAAGGAAAGCGCCTGCTCGACCAGGCCCGCGAGTTCGGCCCCGGGCAGCTCGTCGTCCTCTCCGGCGGCGACCCGCTCGCCCGCTCGGACCTCGTAGACCTCGTCGAGTACGGGACCGACATGGGCCTCAGGATGACTCTCACGCCGAGCGGGACGTCGTCGCTGACGTCCGAGACGGTTGCTGCCCTCCTCGACGCGGGCGTCAAGCGCATGGCGCTCAGCCTCGACGGCGCGACCGCGGCGTCGCACGACGCCTTCCGAGGAGAAGACGGGAGCTTCGACCAGACCGTCGCGGCCGCCCGCGCCGCCCGCGAGGCCGGTCTCCCGCTCCAGATAAACACGACCGTCTGCGCCCAGACGGTCGACGAACTCCCCGCGCTCTGCGACCTCGTGGCCGACCTCGGCGCAGTCCTCTGGTCCGTGTTCTTCCTCGTCCCCGTCGGGCGCGGGCGCGTCCTCGACCCGATTTCCCCCGAGCGCGCCGAGCGCGTCATGGAGTGGCTGACCGAGGTGAGCGAGGACGCGCCCTTCGGCGTCAAGACGACCGAAGCGCCCCACTACCGGCGGGTCGCTATCCAGCGCCGGCGGGACGCGAGCGACGCGCCCCCGACCGACGGCATCGGCCGCCGGCTCGGCATCACCGCGGGCGACGGCTTCGCCTTCGTCAGCCACACCGGCGACCTGTTCCCGTCGGGGTTCCTCCCGGCGACCGCCGGCAACGTCCGCGACGGCGGACTCGTCGAACGATACCGCGAGAGCGACCTCTTCCGGTCGCTCCGGGACCGCGACGCCCTCGGCGGGAAGTGCGGCGCGTGCGAGTTCCGCCACGTCTGCGGCGGCAGTCGCTCGCGGGCCTACGCCCACACCGGCGACCCGCTGGCCAGCGACCCGCTCTGCGGGTACGTGCCCGCCGACTACGACGGCCCGATACCCGGGACTCGGTCGGCGGGCGACTGA